From Agrobacterium fabrum str. C58, a single genomic window includes:
- the aiiB gene encoding quorum-quenching N-acyl homoserine lactonase AiiB, translated as MGNKLFVLDLGEIRVDENFIIANSTFVTPQKPTVSSRLIDIPVSAYLIQCTDATVLYDTGCHPECMGTNGRWPAQSQLNAPYIGASECNLPERLRQLGLSPDDISTVVLSHLHNDHAGCVEYFGKSRLIAHEDEFATAVRYFATGDHSSPYIVKDIEAWLATPRNWDLVGRDERERELAPGVNLLNFGTGHASGMLGLAVRLEKQPGFLLVSDACYTATNYGPPARRAGVLHDTIGYDRTVSHIRQYAESRSLTVLFGHDREQFASLIKSTDGFYE; from the coding sequence ATGGGAAATAAGCTGTTCGTTCTCGACCTGGGTGAAATTCGTGTCGACGAAAACTTCATCATCGCCAACTCCACTTTTGTTACGCCGCAGAAGCCGACGGTGAGTAGTCGTCTGATCGACATTCCGGTCTCCGCCTACCTCATCCAATGCACCGATGCCACGGTCCTCTACGACACAGGATGTCACCCGGAATGCATGGGAACGAATGGCCGATGGCCCGCGCAATCGCAACTGAACGCGCCCTATATCGGGGCGTCGGAATGCAATCTGCCGGAACGGCTGAGGCAGCTCGGCCTTTCACCGGACGATATTTCGACGGTGGTCCTGTCGCATCTTCACAATGATCACGCCGGTTGCGTCGAGTATTTCGGAAAGTCGAGGCTGATTGCACATGAAGATGAATTCGCAACCGCAGTCCGGTATTTCGCGACAGGCGATCATTCGTCGCCTTACATCGTCAAGGACATCGAGGCATGGCTTGCGACCCCGCGAAACTGGGATCTCGTCGGTCGCGATGAGAGGGAAAGAGAACTCGCGCCCGGAGTGAACCTGCTCAACTTCGGAACCGGCCATGCTTCAGGAATGCTGGGCCTGGCTGTCAGGCTTGAGAAGCAGCCCGGGTTTCTGCTCGTTTCAGACGCTTGTTACACCGCCACGAACTATGGTCCCCCTGCCCGCCGAGCAGGCGTTCTCCACGACACGATCGGTTACGATCGGACGGTCAGCCATATCAGGCAATACGCCGAATCCCGTTCTCTCACAGTCCTCTTCGGTCACGACCGGGAGCAGTTTGCCAGCCTGATCAAATCCACGGACGGATTCTATGAATAA
- a CDS encoding dipeptide ABC transporter ATP-binding protein, whose product MMAIPLLGVRDLSVRYHSRSGEAVAVENLSFDIAAGEAVALVGESGCGKSTTALALSNLLPDEASSSGEVTFDGLDLFRLPPKAWRPILGPRIGMIFQEPMSALNPVYTVGDQIAEVLHAHERLSRKAARSRVLELLDLVSMPEPHRRIASYPHELSGGQRQRAMIAQAIALTPLLLIADEPTTALDSTIQSQILELIDRLRRDLSMGLLLISHDLTLVSRWTDRVVVMHNGKRMEELKAEHLFQESQHPYTKGLIGASIRLGDGRHASSERLNEIRTHRNSNGTTSFEIRSPPVAAEPRTNATADALLEVEDLTVRYDPASKTPPAVDRVTFELLRGETLGLVGESGSGKSSLSKALSRLIPVAGGQILFEGQDITHAGGADLRAFRGRVQMIFQDPYSSLNPRRTVGDILDSVLHAHKYRNSADRQSRISEALDQVRLPRSAVERFPHEFSGGQRQRIAIARALIVRPSLVICDEPVSALDVSVQAQILNLLADLKEEAGLSYLFISHDLAVVKYISDRIMVMKDGHIIERGNHQNLWSNPSHEYTRKLIAAAS is encoded by the coding sequence ATGATGGCGATACCTTTGCTTGGTGTCCGCGACCTCTCAGTCCGATATCACAGCCGGAGCGGTGAAGCGGTTGCCGTCGAGAACCTTTCCTTCGACATCGCCGCCGGCGAGGCTGTCGCTCTGGTCGGCGAATCCGGTTGCGGGAAAAGCACGACTGCCCTTGCGCTGTCCAACCTCCTGCCGGACGAAGCGTCCAGCAGCGGCGAGGTGACCTTCGATGGCCTGGATCTCTTCCGCCTCCCACCCAAGGCATGGCGGCCCATTCTCGGACCCCGGATCGGCATGATCTTCCAGGAGCCGATGAGCGCTCTCAATCCGGTCTATACGGTCGGAGACCAGATCGCCGAGGTACTGCACGCCCATGAACGGCTGTCCCGGAAGGCTGCACGTTCGCGGGTTCTGGAATTACTCGATCTGGTGTCAATGCCGGAACCACACCGTCGTATCGCGTCCTATCCACACGAACTGTCCGGGGGCCAGAGACAGCGTGCCATGATCGCCCAGGCGATCGCGCTCACGCCGCTCCTGCTGATCGCAGACGAACCGACCACGGCTCTCGACTCGACGATCCAGAGCCAGATCCTCGAATTGATCGATCGTCTTCGGCGCGATCTGTCCATGGGCCTGCTTCTCATCTCCCACGATCTGACACTGGTGTCGCGCTGGACCGACCGCGTGGTCGTCATGCACAACGGCAAAAGGATGGAAGAGCTCAAGGCAGAGCATCTGTTTCAGGAAAGCCAGCATCCCTACACGAAAGGGCTGATCGGCGCATCGATCCGTCTCGGCGATGGACGCCACGCTTCATCGGAGCGGCTGAACGAGATCCGGACCCACAGGAACAGCAACGGCACAACCAGCTTCGAGATCCGTAGCCCGCCGGTTGCAGCGGAACCGCGCACCAATGCAACGGCAGATGCGCTTCTGGAAGTCGAGGATCTCACGGTTCGCTATGACCCCGCTAGCAAGACACCGCCTGCCGTCGATCGTGTGACCTTCGAACTCCTGCGCGGCGAAACGCTCGGGCTGGTCGGAGAATCCGGTAGCGGCAAGTCTTCGCTTTCAAAGGCGCTCAGCCGTCTGATACCCGTTGCCGGCGGACAGATCCTGTTCGAAGGTCAGGACATCACCCACGCAGGTGGAGCCGACCTGCGCGCCTTCCGCGGGCGCGTGCAGATGATCTTCCAGGATCCTTATTCTTCCCTAAACCCGCGCCGGACCGTTGGAGATATTCTCGATAGCGTGCTGCATGCACACAAGTATCGCAATTCCGCCGACAGGCAATCGCGCATAAGCGAAGCTCTCGACCAGGTCCGCCTGCCACGTTCGGCGGTGGAGCGCTTTCCCCATGAATTCTCCGGTGGGCAGCGTCAACGGATCGCGATTGCCAGAGCCCTGATCGTGCGGCCCTCGCTCGTCATCTGCGACGAACCGGTATCGGCACTCGACGTGTCCGTTCAGGCGCAAATTCTCAACTTGCTTGCCGATCTCAAGGAGGAAGCCGGTCTTTCCTATCTCTTCATCTCCCACGATCTGGCTGTCGTGAAATACATCTCGGACAGGATCATGGTCATGAAGGATGGACACATCATCGAGCGCGGCAACCACCAAAATTTATGGAGCAATCCCTCCCATGAATACACGAGGAAGCTGATCGCAGCAGCTTCGTAA
- a CDS encoding sugar ABC transporter substrate-binding protein, producing MTSSKVTSSPLSSSLSRRRLLQAGAGLAVAGSGFLPSWEARAQSFKSAPLHQLLLLSNEWNTIINDAAKRAAAVLGLPYSSATFNLNDGTAVTQAQSAAAAGAKLFLIVSADGSSLKRIARTAQEGGGYVVNVGNNIPWTSPIDAGTGFAQAIVAREDGNRGGNMYEAVKYTIGLAVKKFGPDAKFLHITGSKGSSYDNLRTAAVKRALAEFPGVTIAGSLPGNWSAEEGQKATEDLIARHGVPNGIIAQNDGSLTGVLAALRGLKIEAGEEVLTVGADGATDIFRAIKAGKVAATAFQSPAYYGVQAVARLFDALNGYEASAPERFVGFNGLLVTKDDVDGVLARYVDNPNLPFDPKLLSHVISGDKWDPQAPLAPIRYDDYFTATGIEKPADYRPQADYAKSIETGEFDAVTKRYESAYKLKLDDFSFKGIKA from the coding sequence ATGACTTCATCTAAAGTAACTTCTTCACCCTTATCAAGCTCGCTTTCTCGCCGCCGTCTGCTCCAGGCAGGGGCGGGTCTTGCCGTGGCGGGAAGTGGATTTCTGCCCAGCTGGGAAGCACGCGCTCAGAGTTTTAAATCCGCTCCGCTGCATCAGCTTTTGCTGCTGAGCAATGAATGGAACACCATCATCAACGATGCGGCAAAGCGGGCCGCAGCTGTTCTCGGCCTTCCCTATAGTTCGGCGACGTTCAACCTCAACGATGGCACGGCCGTTACGCAGGCGCAGTCCGCCGCTGCGGCAGGTGCAAAACTCTTCCTCATCGTCAGCGCCGACGGGAGCAGTCTGAAGCGGATTGCCCGGACAGCGCAAGAAGGCGGCGGCTATGTGGTCAATGTCGGCAACAACATTCCCTGGACATCTCCGATTGACGCCGGAACCGGCTTTGCGCAGGCAATCGTTGCGCGTGAGGACGGAAATCGCGGCGGTAATATGTATGAAGCCGTCAAATACACCATTGGCCTGGCGGTGAAGAAGTTCGGGCCGGACGCCAAATTCCTGCATATCACCGGTTCGAAGGGTTCATCCTACGACAATCTGCGCACGGCGGCCGTGAAGCGTGCGCTTGCCGAATTTCCCGGTGTAACGATCGCCGGAAGTCTGCCAGGCAATTGGAGCGCCGAGGAAGGGCAGAAAGCGACCGAGGACCTCATCGCCCGCCACGGCGTGCCCAACGGCATTATCGCCCAGAATGATGGATCGCTGACCGGGGTTCTGGCAGCGCTGCGCGGTCTCAAGATCGAGGCCGGTGAGGAAGTGCTCACGGTTGGAGCGGATGGCGCAACCGATATCTTCAGGGCAATCAAGGCCGGAAAAGTCGCGGCCACCGCGTTCCAGTCTCCGGCCTATTACGGTGTCCAGGCTGTCGCCCGGCTCTTCGATGCTCTGAACGGCTATGAGGCGTCCGCCCCGGAAAGGTTCGTGGGGTTCAATGGGCTTCTCGTCACCAAAGACGATGTTGATGGTGTTCTGGCGCGCTACGTGGACAATCCGAACCTGCCCTTCGATCCGAAGCTGCTGTCGCATGTCATCAGCGGCGACAAATGGGACCCTCAGGCGCCGCTCGCCCCGATCAGGTACGACGACTACTTCACTGCCACCGGCATCGAGAAGCCTGCAGATTACCGACCTCAGGCAGACTATGCCAAGTCTATCGAAACGGGCGAGTTCGACGCTGTCACGAAGCGCTACGAGAGCGCCTACAAACTCAAGCTGGACGACTTCAGCTTCAAGGGCATCAAGGCATGA
- a CDS encoding ABC transporter permease: MKRLTRVGRSLLRNLIQAVPTMFVIVTLGFFVLQLAPGDAADYMAAESGAATQETVADIRRAFGLDLPLLDQLANYYTSLAHFSLGISPRYGVPVADLIMERLPGTLTLMVLAIVIALLVGIAAGTIMALNATRAADRILSVASLLFYSVPTFWIGLIFIIVFSVKLGWLPAGGMKTIGASSGGFGWLIDRVSYALLPATSLALYYMAIYARLTRSSILEVIGQDHVRTAKAKGLAPRQVVLRHVLRNALIPITTVAGIHVAGILGGAIVIETVFSWPGMGRLAFDAVMAREYTLLLGIMLVSSVLVICVNAIVDIIQAALDPRIEVR, translated from the coding sequence ATGAAGAGGCTTACGCGGGTTGGCCGCAGTCTGCTACGCAACCTCATTCAGGCGGTCCCGACGATGTTCGTCATCGTCACGCTCGGTTTCTTCGTGCTGCAGCTCGCGCCTGGGGATGCCGCCGATTACATGGCGGCCGAATCCGGTGCCGCCACGCAGGAAACGGTGGCCGACATTCGCCGGGCTTTCGGGCTCGATCTGCCGCTGCTCGATCAGCTTGCGAACTACTATACAAGTCTGGCGCATTTCAGTCTCGGCATATCTCCCCGCTACGGTGTCCCCGTCGCCGATCTCATCATGGAGCGTCTGCCGGGTACCCTGACGCTCATGGTTCTTGCGATCGTCATCGCCCTGCTGGTGGGGATCGCAGCTGGCACGATCATGGCACTGAACGCAACGCGCGCGGCCGATCGCATTCTTTCGGTGGCATCGCTGCTGTTCTACTCAGTCCCGACATTCTGGATCGGATTGATCTTCATCATCGTCTTCTCGGTGAAGCTCGGCTGGCTACCGGCTGGCGGCATGAAAACCATCGGCGCTTCCTCGGGGGGCTTTGGCTGGCTTATCGACCGCGTCTCTTATGCATTGCTCCCCGCGACGTCACTGGCGCTCTATTACATGGCGATCTACGCACGTCTCACCCGATCTTCTATCCTTGAGGTCATCGGGCAGGATCACGTCCGCACCGCAAAGGCGAAGGGTCTGGCGCCACGACAGGTTGTCCTTCGCCACGTGCTGCGCAACGCGCTCATCCCGATCACCACGGTGGCCGGTATCCACGTGGCCGGCATTCTTGGCGGCGCCATCGTCATCGAAACGGTCTTCAGTTGGCCAGGCATGGGTCGGCTTGCCTTTGATGCCGTCATGGCGCGTGAATATACGCTGTTGCTCGGCATCATGCTGGTCTCGTCAGTCCTGGTGATTTGCGTCAACGCTATCGTCGACATCATCCAGGCTGCCCTCGATCCCAGAATCGAGGTGCGCTGA
- a CDS encoding SidA/IucD/PvdA family monooxygenase, with protein MSQERLNQLSEQTRRAIAQLEPVTLDWVAPVATDMDVAVIGGGQSGVAIAFGLRRAGIRRVQVFDAATPETAGVWNTIARMHTLRAGKGFTGLEQGIPELTFEHWYVALHGDAAFAAMAEIPRTVWLDYLNWYRETAGIDVRWQHRLISIDPRSDAENAPLNLRFELQDKGVIDLSTQTIVLATGLDGLGEPYIPSVLSHTLPPDRLVHTNDLINFSSLRGLSVGVVGAAASAFDAAAVALEHGAASVHQFVRHGDLVEANDQAAARPSADKLFFPEFDDAMRWRLILERRRRSSAPDAAIARACQHPNHYLHFNVAAEQIVALGDDIVARTTTGDIMLDTVIAATGYRQNVYARPELTAAAPHILLWQDRVAAAEGESGWSSHPYLGKGFELQEIEPGSAPWLKRIHVYTFAAIISHGIHAGDIGSAAIALPRLIAAVARSLFIHARADYERLASLGPSIAVDRVAPSPVSGPWEAAP; from the coding sequence GTGTCGCAAGAGCGTCTCAACCAGCTCAGTGAACAGACGCGTCGCGCAATCGCGCAGCTCGAACCGGTCACTCTGGATTGGGTTGCTCCGGTCGCCACAGATATGGACGTTGCCGTCATCGGCGGTGGTCAGAGTGGTGTTGCCATTGCGTTTGGACTGCGCCGTGCCGGCATCCGACGGGTGCAGGTTTTCGATGCCGCCACGCCGGAAACAGCGGGCGTCTGGAATACCATAGCCAGGATGCACACGCTTCGCGCGGGCAAGGGATTTACCGGTCTCGAACAGGGCATCCCTGAACTGACATTCGAGCACTGGTACGTTGCGCTTCATGGTGACGCCGCATTTGCCGCAATGGCGGAAATACCCCGCACCGTCTGGCTCGACTATCTCAACTGGTATCGCGAAACGGCGGGGATCGACGTGCGATGGCAGCATCGCCTGATTTCGATCGATCCGCGTTCGGACGCCGAAAACGCACCGCTCAATCTGCGCTTTGAACTGCAGGACAAGGGCGTGATAGATCTGTCAACACAGACGATCGTACTGGCAACTGGCCTGGACGGCTTGGGCGAACCCTATATACCGTCGGTTCTTTCCCACACTCTTCCTCCCGACCGCCTTGTCCACACGAACGACCTCATTAATTTCTCTAGCCTTCGCGGCTTGAGCGTGGGTGTGGTCGGAGCGGCCGCATCCGCGTTCGACGCAGCGGCTGTCGCGCTGGAACATGGTGCAGCGAGTGTGCATCAATTCGTCCGACACGGCGATCTCGTAGAGGCCAACGATCAGGCCGCCGCCAGACCCTCGGCTGACAAGCTGTTCTTTCCGGAATTCGATGATGCAATGCGATGGCGTTTGATTTTGGAGCGCCGGCGACGCAGCTCCGCGCCGGATGCGGCCATCGCCCGGGCCTGCCAGCATCCGAACCACTATCTCCATTTCAACGTTGCGGCAGAACAGATTGTAGCTCTTGGCGACGATATCGTAGCGAGAACGACGACGGGCGATATAATGCTGGACACGGTCATTGCCGCGACCGGCTATAGGCAAAACGTTTATGCCCGGCCGGAACTGACCGCCGCGGCTCCCCACATTCTCCTCTGGCAAGACCGCGTTGCGGCGGCGGAGGGGGAAAGCGGCTGGTCTTCGCATCCCTATCTTGGGAAAGGTTTTGAATTGCAGGAGATAGAGCCTGGTTCGGCGCCATGGCTTAAGCGTATCCATGTCTATACCTTCGCGGCGATCATCAGTCACGGCATCCATGCTGGCGATATCGGCAGCGCCGCGATCGCACTGCCCCGCCTGATCGCGGCAGTCGCTCGCTCACTCTTTATCCATGCTCGCGCGGACTACGAGCGGCTTGCGAGCCTCGGGCCGTCCATCGCGGTCGACCGCGTCGCTCCCTCACCCGTCTCCGGACCTTGGGAGGCAGCTCCATGA
- a CDS encoding ABC transporter permease, with protein sequence MSGFDIESSTARMAAGEAPWSNIGNPVIARSVLRDFLSNPGATAGLMTLSIIMLLALLAPWLAPGDPQSIVGPERLWPGENPDFLLGTDSLGRSVWAGLVHGARVSLLVGISATILGLVFGGLIGAIAGYCGGWIDDLIVRFIEIFQTIPSFVLLVVLVAFATPTIGTVIVGIALVSWAMIARLTRAEFRSIREKDFVMAARASGISAPRIILQEILPNALPSLIVVSSIMVASAILMESALSFMGLSDPNTVTWGSMIGASREVIRSHWYLTLMPGGCIVLTVLALNLIGDGLNDALNPRIRRKVRSRKAVE encoded by the coding sequence ATGAGCGGCTTCGATATCGAATCCTCAACCGCACGCATGGCAGCCGGTGAAGCCCCCTGGAGCAACATCGGCAATCCTGTCATTGCGCGCTCGGTCCTGCGCGACTTTCTCTCGAACCCGGGCGCGACAGCCGGTCTCATGACACTCAGCATTATAATGCTCCTGGCGCTGTTGGCCCCGTGGCTGGCTCCGGGCGATCCGCAGTCGATTGTCGGCCCTGAGCGTCTTTGGCCCGGAGAAAATCCGGACTTTCTACTCGGCACGGATTCACTCGGTCGAAGCGTCTGGGCGGGACTGGTACATGGCGCCCGTGTCTCGCTGCTGGTGGGGATTTCCGCAACAATTCTCGGTCTGGTGTTCGGTGGACTTATTGGAGCCATCGCCGGCTATTGCGGCGGCTGGATCGACGATCTCATCGTCCGGTTCATCGAGATATTCCAGACCATTCCTAGCTTCGTCCTGCTGGTCGTTCTCGTCGCCTTCGCGACACCGACAATCGGTACGGTCATCGTCGGCATCGCACTTGTGTCCTGGGCGATGATCGCGCGTCTCACCCGCGCCGAGTTCCGCTCGATCCGGGAGAAGGATTTCGTCATGGCTGCCAGGGCGTCTGGCATTTCGGCGCCACGGATCATTCTGCAGGAAATCCTGCCCAACGCCCTGCCCTCGCTCATCGTGGTCTCATCGATCATGGTTGCCTCGGCGATCCTGATGGAATCTGCGCTGTCCTTCATGGGGCTTAGCGATCCGAATACCGTCACTTGGGGATCAATGATCGGCGCCAGCCGCGAGGTGATCCGCAGCCACTGGTACCTCACGCTCATGCCCGGTGGGTGCATCGTCCTCACCGTGCTGGCGCTCAACCTCATCGGGGATGGCCTCAACGACGCGCTCAACCCGCGGATCAGGCGCAAAGTCCGCTCGCGGAAAGCAGTGGAATGA
- a CDS encoding ABC transporter substrate-binding protein: protein MIKLSRRTFNAALGIGALGTAIPGISFAQTTPVRGGTARIVAASEPAMLIELFQNTGNAGVGSRVIEGLLKVSFDRTFKPHLAESWDISADGKTYTFHLRPGIKWHDGQPFTSADVAFSLLTLKETHPRRRVTFASLEKIDTPDPLTVVAQFKTPVPFLLPALSGIASPIIPKHLYEETDIRANPYNAKPIGTGPYVFKEWERGSHILLERNPDYWIKDLPLLDAVVTRFIVDVSARGAAFEAGDVDVGYHTPVPLDEIKRLGDDPRFGVETRGYELEGSLNQLFFRLDHPILSDLRVRQAFAHAINIDDYIRLVWKGYAVPSPTAIAPSMAEYHDPSIGFYAFDKAKAEALLDEAGHKRGGDGKRFALRLTYNPVYGPTRVGAEFLRSAFGDIGVDVAIQSYDYATYIKSVYTDAAFDIDLQHLANGYDPTDGIQRGYWSKNIKKGVPWSNHSGYSNAEVDEIFEKGSIEIDPAKRKEYFVRFQHILHRDLPAVNLVQFQNLTLYRKTLHNHTEDSSGHSVDFAAAWLGS, encoded by the coding sequence ATGATCAAACTGTCGCGCCGGACGTTCAACGCCGCCCTCGGAATCGGCGCATTGGGTACCGCCATACCCGGTATTTCGTTCGCTCAAACTACGCCGGTGCGTGGCGGTACCGCCCGCATCGTCGCCGCCAGCGAACCCGCCATGCTCATCGAATTGTTCCAGAACACCGGCAACGCCGGCGTCGGTTCCCGTGTCATCGAAGGGTTGTTGAAGGTCAGTTTCGACCGGACCTTCAAACCACATCTTGCGGAGAGCTGGGATATCAGCGCGGATGGAAAGACCTACACTTTCCACCTGCGCCCGGGCATCAAGTGGCATGACGGTCAACCGTTCACCTCCGCGGACGTTGCATTCTCGCTGCTGACGTTGAAGGAAACCCATCCGCGCCGGCGTGTGACGTTTGCATCGCTCGAAAAGATCGACACGCCCGATCCACTGACGGTCGTCGCCCAGTTCAAGACACCGGTTCCATTCCTGTTGCCGGCCCTTTCCGGCATCGCTTCGCCCATCATCCCGAAACACCTCTACGAAGAGACGGATATTCGGGCGAACCCCTATAACGCAAAACCGATAGGCACGGGCCCCTACGTGTTCAAGGAGTGGGAACGCGGCAGCCATATCCTGCTCGAACGCAATCCCGATTACTGGATCAAGGATCTGCCCCTGCTCGATGCTGTGGTGACACGGTTTATCGTTGATGTCAGCGCCCGCGGGGCGGCTTTCGAGGCGGGAGACGTCGATGTAGGCTATCACACACCCGTGCCGCTCGACGAGATCAAGCGCCTTGGCGACGATCCGCGCTTCGGCGTCGAGACTCGCGGTTACGAGCTTGAAGGCAGTCTGAACCAGTTGTTTTTCCGTCTGGATCATCCGATTCTCAGCGATCTGCGTGTTCGCCAGGCTTTCGCTCACGCCATCAATATCGACGACTACATCCGTCTCGTCTGGAAGGGATATGCTGTGCCGTCCCCGACCGCGATTGCACCGTCGATGGCAGAATATCACGATCCAAGTATCGGCTTCTATGCCTTCGACAAGGCCAAGGCGGAAGCGCTTCTTGATGAGGCCGGCCACAAGCGTGGTGGTGATGGGAAACGGTTCGCGCTGCGCCTTACCTACAATCCTGTCTACGGGCCAACCCGTGTCGGCGCAGAATTCCTCCGATCCGCCTTCGGCGACATCGGCGTCGACGTGGCGATCCAGAGCTACGACTACGCGACCTACATCAAGAGCGTCTATACCGACGCGGCCTTCGATATCGACCTCCAGCATCTTGCCAACGGTTATGATCCGACGGACGGCATCCAGCGCGGCTACTGGTCGAAGAACATCAAGAAGGGCGTGCCGTGGTCCAATCACTCCGGCTACAGCAATGCCGAGGTCGATGAAATCTTCGAGAAAGGATCGATCGAAATCGATCCGGCGAAGCGCAAAGAATACTTCGTCAGGTTCCAACACATCCTTCACCGCGATCTGCCGGCGGTAAACCTCGTTCAGTTCCAGAACCTGACGCTCTATCGCAAGACGCTGCACAACCACACCGAGGATTCGTCCGGGCATTCGGTCGACTTCGCCGCTGCGTGGCTGGGAAGCTGA
- a CDS encoding acyl-CoA dehydrogenase family protein codes for MTHHPHTWPTIDTPAFRTLVAIFRPVFAEIAEGSRQRDATRTLPRDEVARLKALKFGALLLPKDKGGLGATPLELLALLVELAEADSNVAQIFRAHFGLLGQLLDEPSNAWTRRCIDIIGSGEIISAAATEVGNATLGKFSTSIIKTNEGHRLNGQKFYTTGALFSEWMTVSGLNNADELIIALIKTTAPGTSIVDDWNGFGQRLTASGTAVFDQVLLHDDDIAPSASRWPFLTAFAQLAHLATLVGIGRGASTAVADYVRSRKRTYSHAAASTASDDPQVLQLVGKVFANAHGANSIVLSAADAYHRAVAKGCRERTEIGKLEVQIYQAQVVVHQLILDATTVLFDGLGASALSNELGLDRYWRNARAISSHNPVIYKERQIGDFAVNRSLPPDLWTTGIGKA; via the coding sequence TTGACCCATCATCCTCATACCTGGCCGACAATCGACACACCCGCATTCCGCACACTCGTGGCAATTTTCCGGCCGGTGTTCGCCGAAATCGCCGAAGGCTCGCGCCAAAGAGATGCGACACGCACACTCCCGCGCGATGAAGTCGCAAGGCTGAAAGCGCTCAAATTCGGTGCGCTGCTTCTCCCCAAAGATAAAGGCGGTTTGGGAGCGACACCGCTGGAACTCCTTGCATTGCTCGTCGAGCTTGCAGAGGCAGACTCGAATGTCGCGCAGATCTTCCGCGCCCATTTCGGATTGCTCGGACAGCTTCTCGACGAACCATCCAACGCCTGGACGAGGCGTTGCATCGACATCATCGGATCCGGGGAGATCATCTCCGCTGCAGCGACGGAGGTTGGAAATGCCACGCTTGGCAAATTTTCGACTTCCATCATAAAAACCAATGAGGGCCATCGTCTCAACGGCCAGAAATTCTATACGACCGGCGCTCTGTTCTCGGAATGGATGACTGTCAGCGGCTTGAACAATGCTGACGAGCTGATCATAGCGCTTATAAAAACGACGGCGCCAGGAACGTCCATTGTCGATGACTGGAACGGTTTCGGACAGAGACTGACCGCCAGTGGGACCGCCGTATTCGATCAGGTCCTTCTGCACGATGACGATATTGCGCCATCGGCATCGCGGTGGCCGTTCCTGACGGCCTTCGCTCAATTGGCCCATCTGGCAACGCTTGTCGGAATCGGGCGGGGGGCGTCCACTGCCGTTGCGGACTATGTGCGGTCACGCAAACGGACATATTCCCACGCGGCTGCCAGCACCGCGAGCGACGATCCGCAGGTGCTCCAGCTCGTCGGTAAGGTGTTTGCCAATGCGCACGGGGCAAACTCGATCGTACTTTCAGCCGCCGACGCCTATCACCGCGCTGTTGCTAAAGGCTGCAGGGAAAGAACGGAGATCGGCAAACTCGAGGTGCAGATTTACCAGGCACAGGTCGTCGTCCACCAACTCATCCTAGATGCGACGACCGTCCTCTTCGACGGACTGGGAGCGTCTGCGCTCAGCAACGAGTTGGGGCTGGATCGCTATTGGCGAAACGCCCGCGCCATCTCCTCCCACAATCCGGTCATCTACAAGGAGCGTCAGATCGGTGATTTCGCGGTTAACCGCAGCCTGCCGCCGGATCTTTGGACCACCGGCATTGGAAAGGCCTAG